A single window of Nicotiana tomentosiformis chromosome 1, ASM39032v3, whole genome shotgun sequence DNA harbors:
- the LOC138909629 gene encoding uncharacterized mitochondrial protein AtMg00810-like → MTDVGLMSYYLGLEVKQMEDGIFISQESYTKEILKKFNMLDCNPMNTPMESGTEFSKFDEGEKVDPTLFKSHVGSLRYLTCTRTNILYAVGVVSHFMEAPSSTHLKVARRILRYLKGMTEFGLFYSSSNDFNLMRYCDSDYRGDIYDRKRTTGFVFFLGDSVISWSSKK, encoded by the coding sequence ATGACAGACGTAGGACTCATGTCATACTACctgggcctagaagtgaagcagatggaggatggaatttttatctctcaagaaagctatacaaaagagatattgaagaagttcaacatgctcgattgcaaccCCATGAACACACCGATGGAGAGTGGGACAGAATTTtccaagtttgatgaaggagaaaaagTGGATCCCACATTATTTAAAAGTCATGtgggaagtttgaggtacttgacttgtaccaggACAAATATACTCTATGCAGTTGGAGTAGTAAGTCACTTCATGGAAGCTCCTAGCTCCACTCACTTGAAGGTCGCTAGACgaattcttcgttacctaaaaggtaTGACTGAATTTgggttattttattcttcttctaatgATTTCAACCTTATGAGATATTGTGATAGTGATTATAGGGGAGATATTTATGATAGAAAAAGAACAACtggttttgtatttttcttgggtgattctgttatttcttggagttcaaagaaataG